A portion of the Oncorhynchus nerka isolate Pitt River linkage group LG27, Oner_Uvic_2.0, whole genome shotgun sequence genome contains these proteins:
- the gnb5b gene encoding guanine nucleotide-binding protein subunit beta-5b isoform X3, translated as MCDQTFLAITFGPCDSCSENRPLMNLYIKTEPINYCSLCMEIMACQGLASGETLKSLKAESETLRKKLEEERKKLHDVELEKVAEKAEVLGELNMKTRRTLKGHGNKVLCMDWCKDKRRIVSSSQDGKVIVWDAFTTNKEHAVTMPTTWVMACAYAPSGCAIACGGLDNKCSVYPLSLDKDENLAAKKKSVAMHTNYLSGCTFTNSDMQILTSSGDGTSALWDVESGQLLQSFHGHSADVLTLDLAPSETGNTFVSGGSDKKANVWDLRSGQNVQSFDTHDSDINCVNAVCLISGLIGRCPSTPKTASYLEPPVSTSLLVVVCCLLAIMTTPSMCGTS; from the exons ATGTGTGACCAGACGTTTTTGGCCATCACCTTCGGGCCGTGTGACAGCTGCTCGGAGAACCGCCCCTTGATGAATCTATACATCAAGACTGAACCCATCAACTACTGCTCACTATGCATGGAGATT ATGGCGTGCCAGGGCCTTGCGAGCGGCGAGACTCTGAAGTCGCTGAAGGCGGAGAGCGAGACGCTGAGGAAGAAGCTCGAGGAGGAGCGGAAGAAGCTGCACGATGTGGAGT TGGAGAAGGTAGCTGAGAAGGCGGAAGTTCTTGGTGAGTTAAACATGAAGACTCGGAGGACACTGAAGGGCCATGGCAACAAGGTGCTCTGTATGGACTGGTGCAAAGACAAACGACGCATTGTCAGCTCCTCACAG GATGGGAAGGTCATCGTATGGGATGCTTTCACCACCAATAAG GAACATGCAGTGACCATGCCGACTACGTGGGTGATGGCGTGTGCCTACGCCCCCTCTGGCTGTGCCATCGCCTGTGG gggATTGGATAATAAGTGCTCAGTGTACCCTCTCTCATTGGACAAGGACGAGAACTTGGCGGCCAAGAAGAAGTCGGTTGCCATGCACACCAACTACCTGTCCGGCTGCACCTTCACCAACTCTGACATGCAA atcttGACATCCAGTGGGGACGGTACCAGTGCGCTGTGGGACGTGGAGAGTGGTCAGCTGCTGCAGAGTTTCCACGGTCACTCTGCTGATGTCCTCACTCTGGACCTCGCCCCCTCTGAGACTGGAAACACCTTCGTCTccggg GGTTCTGATAAGAAGGCTAACGTTTGGGACTTGCGCTCAGGGCAGAACGTCCAGTCGTTTGATACCCACGACTCTGACATCAACTGTGTCAA tgCCGTCTGTTTGATCTCAGGGCTGATCGGGAGGTGTCCATCTACTCCAAAGACAGCATCATATTTGGAGCCGCCAGTGTCGACTTCTCTCTTAGTG gTCGTCTGTTGTTTGCTGGCTATAATGACTACACCATCAATGTGTGGGACGTCCTGA
- the gnb5b gene encoding guanine nucleotide-binding protein subunit beta-5b isoform X1 — MCDQTFLAITFGPCDSCSENRPLMNLYIKTEPINYCSLCMEIMACQGLASGETLKSLKAESETLRKKLEEERKKLHDVELEKVAEKAEVLGELNMKTRRTLKGHGNKVLCMDWCKDKRRIVSSSQDGKVIVWDAFTTNKEHAVTMPTTWVMACAYAPSGCAIACGGLDNKCSVYPLSLDKDENLAAKKKSVAMHTNYLSGCTFTNSDMQILTSSGDGTSALWDVESGQLLQSFHGHSADVLTLDLAPSETGNTFVSGGSDKKANVWDLRSGQNVQSFDTHDSDINCVKYYPSGDAFASASDDSTCRLFDLRADREVSIYSKDSIIFGAASVDFSLSGRLLFAGYNDYTINVWDVLKGTRVAILFGHENRVSSLRVSPDGTAFCSGSWDNTLRIWA; from the exons ATGTGTGACCAGACGTTTTTGGCCATCACCTTCGGGCCGTGTGACAGCTGCTCGGAGAACCGCCCCTTGATGAATCTATACATCAAGACTGAACCCATCAACTACTGCTCACTATGCATGGAGATT ATGGCGTGCCAGGGCCTTGCGAGCGGCGAGACTCTGAAGTCGCTGAAGGCGGAGAGCGAGACGCTGAGGAAGAAGCTCGAGGAGGAGCGGAAGAAGCTGCACGATGTGGAGT TGGAGAAGGTAGCTGAGAAGGCGGAAGTTCTTGGTGAGTTAAACATGAAGACTCGGAGGACACTGAAGGGCCATGGCAACAAGGTGCTCTGTATGGACTGGTGCAAAGACAAACGACGCATTGTCAGCTCCTCACAG GATGGGAAGGTCATCGTATGGGATGCTTTCACCACCAATAAG GAACATGCAGTGACCATGCCGACTACGTGGGTGATGGCGTGTGCCTACGCCCCCTCTGGCTGTGCCATCGCCTGTGG gggATTGGATAATAAGTGCTCAGTGTACCCTCTCTCATTGGACAAGGACGAGAACTTGGCGGCCAAGAAGAAGTCGGTTGCCATGCACACCAACTACCTGTCCGGCTGCACCTTCACCAACTCTGACATGCAA atcttGACATCCAGTGGGGACGGTACCAGTGCGCTGTGGGACGTGGAGAGTGGTCAGCTGCTGCAGAGTTTCCACGGTCACTCTGCTGATGTCCTCACTCTGGACCTCGCCCCCTCTGAGACTGGAAACACCTTCGTCTccggg GGTTCTGATAAGAAGGCTAACGTTTGGGACTTGCGCTCAGGGCAGAACGTCCAGTCGTTTGATACCCACGACTCTGACATCAACTGTGTCAA gtactATCCCAGTGGCGATGCTTTTGCCTCTGCTTCTGACGACTCTACC tgCCGTCTGTTTGATCTCAGGGCTGATCGGGAGGTGTCCATCTACTCCAAAGACAGCATCATATTTGGAGCCGCCAGTGTCGACTTCTCTCTTAGTG gTCGTCTGTTGTTTGCTGGCTATAATGACTACACCATCAATGTGTGGGACGTCCTGAAGGGGACCAGAGTAGCCATCCTGTTTGGTCATGAGAACAGAGTCAGCTCACTCAGAGTCTCTCCTGATGGAACTGCTTTCTGCTCCGGGTCCTGGGACAACACTCTACGG
- the gnb5b gene encoding guanine nucleotide-binding protein subunit beta-5b isoform X2 has translation MQMACQGLASGETLKSLKAESETLRKKLEEERKKLHDVELEKVAEKAEVLGELNMKTRRTLKGHGNKVLCMDWCKDKRRIVSSSQDGKVIVWDAFTTNKEHAVTMPTTWVMACAYAPSGCAIACGGLDNKCSVYPLSLDKDENLAAKKKSVAMHTNYLSGCTFTNSDMQILTSSGDGTSALWDVESGQLLQSFHGHSADVLTLDLAPSETGNTFVSGGSDKKANVWDLRSGQNVQSFDTHDSDINCVKYYPSGDAFASASDDSTCRLFDLRADREVSIYSKDSIIFGAASVDFSLSGRLLFAGYNDYTINVWDVLKGTRVAILFGHENRVSSLRVSPDGTAFCSGSWDNTLRIWA, from the exons ATGCAG ATGGCGTGCCAGGGCCTTGCGAGCGGCGAGACTCTGAAGTCGCTGAAGGCGGAGAGCGAGACGCTGAGGAAGAAGCTCGAGGAGGAGCGGAAGAAGCTGCACGATGTGGAGT TGGAGAAGGTAGCTGAGAAGGCGGAAGTTCTTGGTGAGTTAAACATGAAGACTCGGAGGACACTGAAGGGCCATGGCAACAAGGTGCTCTGTATGGACTGGTGCAAAGACAAACGACGCATTGTCAGCTCCTCACAG GATGGGAAGGTCATCGTATGGGATGCTTTCACCACCAATAAG GAACATGCAGTGACCATGCCGACTACGTGGGTGATGGCGTGTGCCTACGCCCCCTCTGGCTGTGCCATCGCCTGTGG gggATTGGATAATAAGTGCTCAGTGTACCCTCTCTCATTGGACAAGGACGAGAACTTGGCGGCCAAGAAGAAGTCGGTTGCCATGCACACCAACTACCTGTCCGGCTGCACCTTCACCAACTCTGACATGCAA atcttGACATCCAGTGGGGACGGTACCAGTGCGCTGTGGGACGTGGAGAGTGGTCAGCTGCTGCAGAGTTTCCACGGTCACTCTGCTGATGTCCTCACTCTGGACCTCGCCCCCTCTGAGACTGGAAACACCTTCGTCTccggg GGTTCTGATAAGAAGGCTAACGTTTGGGACTTGCGCTCAGGGCAGAACGTCCAGTCGTTTGATACCCACGACTCTGACATCAACTGTGTCAA gtactATCCCAGTGGCGATGCTTTTGCCTCTGCTTCTGACGACTCTACC tgCCGTCTGTTTGATCTCAGGGCTGATCGGGAGGTGTCCATCTACTCCAAAGACAGCATCATATTTGGAGCCGCCAGTGTCGACTTCTCTCTTAGTG gTCGTCTGTTGTTTGCTGGCTATAATGACTACACCATCAATGTGTGGGACGTCCTGAAGGGGACCAGAGTAGCCATCCTGTTTGGTCATGAGAACAGAGTCAGCTCACTCAGAGTCTCTCCTGATGGAACTGCTTTCTGCTCCGGGTCCTGGGACAACACTCTACGG